Proteins co-encoded in one Oreochromis aureus strain Israel breed Guangdong linkage group 3, ZZ_aureus, whole genome shotgun sequence genomic window:
- the LOC120433448 gene encoding proline-rich protein 36-like translates to MTRPAFDPADSDLFERQEAALSIWAEKHIFEGTRLALGGPRRHRVLPPAAPPAPEHLPRRLGVSRHASAAPSLAGPLLAHTPSASFTGPSTSPRHSGSASHLGSTEAPAPEARMCTPPASSSRRKRRTRRHKMDYFQQFPVPTPTPVPAPRRRAAATQSTSTPAPVSRVGVTGVQPPPVPVPAPRLRAARTQPDLPKGSEELASPPISPPLQPPPDPAFHALALSLVRLAEVSPAQAPALLAQAVALSPSLAQSVAQPLATPTTAPSSAWPTSVHPLASPVQPVPSPAVQLPVQPVPSPAVQLPVQPVPSPAVQLPVQPVPSPALQSAPVQPVHSPALQAAPVQSPVAQAAPVQSPVAQATPVQSVQLPPAQSVQSSPVVQSHPVLQASVVQSSLVQSFIHHPVQFPDLQPQHPEPAPPRLLAQPPKLLLRHRRLPCRRLAQPRLQLLLHLAQPRLRTVQLLPLR, encoded by the exons atgacacgacCTGCTTTTGACCCAGCGGACTCGGACCTTTTTGAGCGGCAGGAGGCAGCGCTCTCCATTTGGGCGGAGAAGCACATCTTCGAGGGCACTCGCCTGGCTCTTGGCGGGCCTCGGAGACACCGCGTTCTCCCACCTGCTGCCCCACCTGCACCGGAGCATCTGCCGCGGAGACTGGGCGTTTCGCGCCACGCTTCGGCGGCTCCCTCTCTCGCGGGTCCGCTCCTCGCTCACACGCCATCTGCCTCATTCACCGGACCTTCAACCTCGCCACGGCACAGCGGCTCCGCCTCCCACCTCGGCTCAACAGAGGCTCCCGCACCAGAGGCTCGGATGTGTACCCCGCCCGCTTCCTCTTCCCGGAGAAAGCGGCGCACACGCCGCCATAAAATGGACTATTTCCAGCAATTCCCGGTG CCTACACCCACACCAGTGCCAGCTCCCAGGAGGAGGGCAGCTGCGACCCAGTCTACCTCCACACCCGCTCCTgtttctcgggtgggggtgactggTGTCCAGCCACCTCCCGTGCCTGTCCCAGCGCCCAGGCTGAGGGCAGCCAGAACTCAGCCTGACCTCCCTAAAGGCTCAGAAGAGTTAGCCTCTCCACCCATCAGTCCACCACTTCAACCACCTCCTGATCCAGCCTTTCACGCCCTTGCACTATCCCTGGTTAGGCTAGCTGAGGTTTCCCCTGCTCAGGCACCAGCTTTACTAGCCCAGGCTGTAGCTTTATCTCCGTCACTAGCTCAGTCTGTAGCTCAGCCATTAGCCACACCAACCACAGCTCCGTCGTCAGCTTGGCCTACCTCTGTTCATCCCTTAGCATCCCCGGTCCAGCCAgttccctctcctgctgttcagctcccgGTCCAGCCAgttccctctcctgctgttcagctcccgGTCCAGCCAgttccctctcctgctgttcagctcccaGTCCAGCCAGTTCCCTCACCTGCTctccagtctgctcctgtccagCCAGTTCACTCACCTGCTCTCCAGGCTGCTCCAGTCCAGTCACCTGTAGCTCAGGCTGCTCCAGTCCAGTCACCTGTAGCTCAGGCTActccagtccagtcagtccagttGCCTCCTGCCCAGTCAGTCCAGTCCTCTCCTGTAGTCCAGTCTCATCCCGTCCTCCAGGCCTCTGTAGTCCAGTCTTCTCTGGTCCAGTCATTCATCCACCATCCTGTTCAGTTCCCGGacctgcagccacagcatccagagccagc gcctccgcgcctcctggcccagcCTCCGAAGCTGTTGCTCCGTCACCGCCGGCTCCCATGCCGTCGCCTGGCCCAACCTCGGCTCCAGCTTCTGCTTCACCTGGCCCAGCCTCGGCTTCGCACAGTCCAGCTTCTGCCTCTGCGttag